A stretch of the Chitinophagaceae bacterium genome encodes the following:
- a CDS encoding PKD domain-containing protein, protein MKDITIKMSLGMLCLCCTFFAAAQPVASFLINAPSSTCTPATFSFSNLSSGEGALNFDWQFGDNTATDTSTNPFHTYQECGSFEVILSVTDTTGQIAADTQQVIINCTPIAAFNFSPTVICDSAMVHFTDLSVPADSIVAWQWNFGDPVSGAADTSLIKNPTHYYHTPGLFNISLSVTSIAGCLSVATDSILVIQPQAYYALMNSACVNDSTFFIDLSTSQDAIVSWFWNFDDPASGNNTSNVQYPAHVFSQAGDYNVRLTISTETGCTNVWQKYIHVYGLPLVNAGSDQSMCAFDSVQLEASGALVYEWQPESLLSNALVPNPFAFPLNTQDFFVTGTDENGCSAQDTVKVTVLALPQASAGNDTAICEGTSVLLNGSGGISFQWSPANTLDNDTIAQPLATPDSNTTYIVTVKDESGCSASDSVTVQVSPFPVVSIFGINAQYCSNGDSVELNALPSGGLFSGDGVMNNFLHPAMLSAGGPYSIVYSFTNETGCTADDTALFFIVAPMPITISTTDSLLCLNSTAISFELFPEGGILSGNGINNNLFDPSLAGAGLHQVYYQVTDTNNCKAFDSLKITVFELPAVSAGNDTVICSGDSIELQATGGLNYSWSPAASLTDSAISNPVAFPLVATQYEVMVVDSNGCSNKDSVLITVFSIANVDAGMNDTICKGDTIPLTATGGAAYAWSPSEGLSATNISNPYAFPEVTTMYTVTVNSGSSCPGLDSVLITVNALPAVNAGNDQSLCNGDSVQLAASGATNYTWQPSINLSNSEVADPFAFPETSTYYTVAGTDTNGCSAIDSVLINVLSLPVIDAGNDTSICAGDTLQLSANGGISYQWTPGIFLSDDSIYNPLAFPDTNTIFIVTGSNAAACSNTDSIHVFVLTSSQVDAGNDTAICKGDSVTLHASGGLYFSWSPSEGLSNDTVADPVAYPINTTTYTVTVSAGSDCTFSDTVKIFVNELPVVDAGIDSAVCPGDSLQLLASGALIYIWNPSASLSDPDISNPWASPTVATAYFVTGTDGNGCKNSDSVTINLLNAPVADAGVDTAICAGDSILLQASGGITYSWQPALSLSNAFISNPVAKPTNTTAYIVAVNDGGACSGYDTVIITVYPLPVANAGDDQTVCAGDTVHLNATGGDAYFWTPATGLSSDVINNPSVIVNTSITYQVTVTDQNNCSSKDTIHLEVVPPLMTSVSNDTSICVGSSVHLFAGGGTYYSWFPASELNDPISASPIATPSETTAFTVVISDGICDMDTLQVMVLVSTPIINAGNDVTITAGTPYQLNVSASAGDYLWLPSESLNCSNCINPVATPLVTTTYTVSVTDSIGCIASDDITLTVGCDAAEIFIPNAFTPDNNGHNDVLFVRSTGIITVNYFRIFDRWGKIIFESNDINEGWDGTYKNQLMPPGVYLYTLKATCGNDEVIEKQGNVTLIN, encoded by the coding sequence ATGAAAGATATTACGATAAAGATGAGTCTGGGCATGCTTTGTTTGTGCTGCACCTTTTTTGCAGCAGCCCAACCTGTTGCTTCATTTTTAATCAACGCACCGTCTTCCACTTGTACTCCTGCAACCTTTTCATTTTCTAATCTATCATCAGGTGAAGGTGCCCTGAACTTTGACTGGCAGTTTGGAGACAACACAGCTACAGATACTTCGACAAATCCTTTCCATACTTACCAGGAATGCGGAAGTTTTGAAGTTATATTATCTGTCACAGACACTACAGGACAAATAGCCGCAGACACGCAACAAGTAATAATTAATTGTACACCGATTGCTGCGTTTAATTTTTCTCCAACTGTTATTTGTGATTCTGCAATGGTTCATTTTACTGACCTCAGCGTGCCTGCCGATTCCATAGTTGCATGGCAATGGAACTTTGGTGATCCTGTATCCGGTGCAGCTGATACTTCTTTAATAAAGAATCCGACCCACTATTATCATACGCCGGGTTTATTTAATATTTCTCTTTCTGTTACTTCTATTGCCGGTTGCTTATCAGTCGCAACAGATAGCATTCTGGTAATCCAGCCTCAAGCTTATTATGCACTAATGAATTCAGCCTGCGTAAATGATTCAACTTTTTTTATTGATCTCTCAACATCACAGGATGCGATAGTAAGTTGGTTTTGGAATTTTGATGATCCCGCCAGTGGGAATAACACTTCCAACGTACAGTATCCTGCTCATGTTTTTTCGCAAGCCGGCGATTATAATGTACGCCTTACCATTTCCACTGAAACTGGCTGCACCAATGTATGGCAAAAATATATTCATGTATATGGCTTGCCCTTAGTAAATGCAGGAAGTGATCAGTCAATGTGTGCTTTTGATTCGGTTCAGCTTGAAGCCTCCGGTGCTCTTGTTTATGAATGGCAACCTGAATCACTGTTGAGCAACGCCCTTGTTCCCAATCCATTTGCTTTCCCTTTGAACACACAGGATTTTTTTGTAACAGGCACTGATGAAAACGGATGCTCAGCACAAGACACAGTAAAGGTTACAGTACTTGCACTTCCTCAAGCGAGTGCAGGAAATGATACTGCAATTTGTGAGGGGACTTCTGTTTTGTTAAATGGATCCGGTGGAATTTCATTTCAGTGGTCTCCTGCCAATACGCTGGATAATGATACGATTGCTCAACCTCTCGCAACACCTGACAGTAACACAACCTATATTGTAACCGTCAAAGATGAATCAGGTTGTTCGGCAAGTGATTCAGTTACTGTTCAGGTTTCGCCTTTTCCTGTTGTAAGTATTTTCGGAATTAATGCTCAGTATTGTTCCAATGGAGACAGTGTTGAATTGAATGCACTTCCTTCAGGCGGACTTTTTTCAGGTGATGGCGTGATGAATAATTTCCTTCATCCTGCGATGCTATCGGCAGGAGGTCCTTACTCAATTGTTTATTCATTCACCAATGAAACAGGTTGCACAGCAGATGACACTGCATTATTTTTTATTGTTGCTCCAATGCCAATCACCATTTCAACCACTGATTCGCTATTGTGTCTGAACAGTACTGCAATCTCATTCGAACTCTTTCCTGAAGGAGGAATTTTGTCCGGCAACGGTATTAATAATAATCTTTTTGATCCATCGCTTGCCGGAGCAGGCTTGCACCAGGTTTATTATCAAGTAACAGACACAAATAATTGTAAGGCCTTTGATTCCCTGAAAATAACAGTGTTTGAATTACCTGCAGTGTCTGCAGGAAATGATACAGTGATTTGTTCGGGTGATTCAATTGAATTACAGGCAACCGGCGGATTGAATTATTCCTGGTCACCGGCAGCTTCGTTAACTGATTCGGCCATCAGCAATCCTGTAGCATTTCCTCTTGTCGCCACTCAATATGAAGTAATGGTGGTTGATAGTAATGGATGCAGTAACAAGGACTCAGTATTGATTACCGTTTTCAGCATAGCAAATGTTGATGCAGGAATGAATGACACTATTTGTAAAGGCGACACTATTCCGTTAACCGCAACCGGCGGTGCAGCTTATGCATGGTCGCCTTCCGAAGGATTGAGTGCTACCAATATTTCCAATCCATACGCTTTCCCGGAAGTTACTACTATGTACACTGTAACTGTAAACTCAGGAAGTTCATGTCCGGGATTAGATTCTGTATTAATTACCGTCAATGCATTACCTGCAGTAAATGCAGGCAACGATCAATCATTGTGCAATGGAGATTCCGTTCAGCTAGCTGCATCAGGCGCTACAAACTACACCTGGCAACCTTCCATTAATTTGAGCAATAGCGAAGTGGCAGACCCATTTGCATTTCCTGAAACTTCAACTTACTACACAGTTGCCGGAACCGACACCAATGGGTGTTCTGCTATTGATAGCGTATTGATCAATGTATTATCATTGCCAGTAATTGATGCCGGCAATGATACTTCTATTTGTGCTGGTGATACCTTACAATTGTCTGCTAATGGAGGAATCAGTTATCAATGGACGCCAGGGATTTTTTTGAGTGACGACAGCATTTATAATCCTTTGGCTTTTCCGGATACGAATACAATTTTTATCGTAACCGGAAGCAATGCCGCTGCATGTTCCAACACTGATTCTATTCATGTATTTGTGTTGACTTCAAGCCAGGTTGACGCAGGAAATGATACGGCTATTTGCAAAGGTGACAGTGTAACACTTCATGCCAGCGGCGGACTTTATTTTTCATGGTCACCTTCAGAAGGATTAAGTAATGATACTGTTGCTGACCCTGTTGCATATCCGATCAATACAACAACTTATACTGTTACTGTAAGTGCCGGGTCGGATTGCACATTTTCAGATACCGTCAAAATTTTTGTGAATGAACTGCCGGTGGTAGATGCTGGAATAGATTCTGCAGTTTGTCCGGGTGATTCATTGCAGTTGCTGGCAAGTGGTGCGCTAATTTATATTTGGAATCCTTCTGCATCATTGAGTGATCCGGATATTTCAAATCCATGGGCATCACCAACTGTTGCAACCGCTTATTTTGTAACCGGAACAGATGGCAATGGATGTAAAAATTCGGATTCAGTCACCATCAATTTGCTGAATGCACCCGTTGCAGATGCCGGAGTTGATACTGCAATATGTGCCGGCGACAGCATCCTGTTACAGGCCAGTGGCGGAATAACTTATTCATGGCAACCTGCTTTAAGTTTAAGCAATGCGTTTATTTCAAACCCTGTTGCGAAGCCAACAAATACAACCGCTTATATTGTAGCTGTAAATGATGGTGGTGCATGTTCCGGATACGATACTGTAATTATTACAGTATATCCATTGCCTGTTGCAAATGCAGGTGATGATCAGACAGTTTGCGCAGGAGATACTGTTCATCTGAATGCGACAGGTGGTGATGCCTATTTCTGGACGCCTGCAACAGGTCTTTCTTCAGATGTTATCAATAATCCTTCGGTAATTGTGAACACGAGTATTACCTATCAGGTAACAGTAACCGATCAAAACAATTGCAGTTCAAAGGATACTATTCACCTTGAAGTGGTGCCACCACTTATGACTTCCGTAAGTAACGACACATCCATTTGCGTTGGCAGTTCAGTACATTTATTTGCGGGCGGAGGCACATATTACAGTTGGTTCCCTGCTTCAGAATTAAATGATCCGATTTCCGCATCGCCAATAGCAACTCCTTCGGAAACAACTGCTTTCACGGTGGTAATCTCAGATGGAATTTGTGATATGGACACCTTGCAAGTGATGGTGTTGGTATCCACTCCAATAATTAATGCAGGGAATGATGTAACTATCACGGCGGGAACTCCCTATCAATTAAATGTGTCAGCTTCTGCAGGTGACTATTTATGGTTGCCGTCGGAAAGTCTGAATTGCAGCAATTGTATTAATCCGGTTGCAACACCATTGGTTACTACCACTTACACTGTTTCTGTAACTGACTCAATTGGCTGCATTGCAAGCGACGATATTACTTTAACGGTAGGTTGCGATGCAGCGGAGATTTTTATTCCGAATGCCTTTACACCAGATAACAATGGACACAATGATGTGTTGTTTGTACGAAGCACGGGAATTATAACTGTAAATTACTTTCGCATCTTCGACCGTTGGGGAAAAATAATTTTTGAATCGAATGACATTAATGAGGGTTGGGACGGAACGTATAAAAATCAACTGATGCCTCCGGGAGTTTACTTGTATACTTTGAAAGCAACATGTGGTAATGATGAAGTGATTGAGAAACAGGGAAATGTTACTTTGATAAATTAA
- a CDS encoding glycoside hydrolase, with protein sequence MMGFCFPQLLFILLYLFSSPANLSAPASKKEASLMTPFAPGNKINGASIVGSSSPMDESEFNRLDSLHVNYVCLLPFAFVEEGKPKVYYNTGFQWWGERPEGIASCIRMAHAHGMRVMVKPQLWVSHGKFTGELTFKSEAEWKQFEESYSSYLFQLLEVADSLHAEYFCLGTELNYFVRARSSYWSLLIDAARKRYSGQLTYAENWDCYEDFPYWNKVDAIGVNAYFPLSDSSTPPVEELLNKWDPHFQKMKSLATKTGKQILFTEYGYRSIDYAAQRPWESYTDGIMNLQAQQNGYEALFEKFWQEPWMAGGFFWKWFDAHTDADIPVNLDFTPQEKPAIKVIQQWYSKHQ encoded by the coding sequence ATGATGGGCTTTTGTTTTCCACAACTGCTGTTTATTTTACTCTACCTTTTTTCCAGCCCGGCTAATTTGTCAGCTCCGGCGAGTAAAAAGGAAGCATCACTCATGACTCCGTTTGCTCCCGGCAATAAAATTAACGGAGCAAGCATTGTCGGTTCATCCAGCCCAATGGATGAATCAGAATTCAACCGGCTCGACTCTCTGCATGTTAATTATGTATGCCTGCTCCCGTTTGCTTTTGTGGAGGAAGGAAAGCCAAAAGTTTATTACAATACAGGATTTCAATGGTGGGGTGAAAGGCCCGAAGGAATTGCTTCGTGCATTCGCATGGCACATGCTCATGGCATGCGGGTGATGGTGAAGCCACAATTGTGGGTGAGCCATGGAAAATTTACCGGTGAACTTACTTTTAAAAGTGAGGCCGAATGGAAACAGTTTGAAGAGAGCTATTCGAGTTATCTTTTTCAATTGTTGGAGGTGGCAGATTCATTACATGCAGAATATTTTTGCCTGGGCACTGAACTCAATTATTTTGTGAGGGCAAGAAGCTCCTACTGGTCGTTACTGATAGATGCTGCAAGAAAACGTTACAGCGGCCAACTTACCTATGCAGAAAACTGGGATTGTTACGAGGATTTTCCATACTGGAATAAGGTAGATGCGATTGGTGTAAACGCTTATTTTCCACTTTCCGATTCTAGCACACCGCCTGTTGAGGAGTTATTGAATAAATGGGATCCACATTTTCAAAAAATGAAATCCTTAGCAACGAAAACAGGAAAACAGATTCTTTTTACGGAATATGGTTACCGAAGTATTGATTATGCTGCGCAACGACCCTGGGAATCTTATACCGACGGCATCATGAACCTGCAGGCACAACAAAACGGATATGAAGCGCTGTTTGAAAAATTCTGGCAGGAGCCGTGGATGGCAGGCGGTTTTTTCTGGAAATGGTTTGATGCACATACTGATGCTGATATACCTGTGAATCTTGATTTTACGCCTCAAGAAAAACCTGCAATAAAAGTGATTCAACAATGGTATAGCAAGCACCAATAA
- a CDS encoding chromate transporter, whose product MEKKSYTLQSIVLYFLKLGYMGFGGPVALVGYMHRDLVEEKKWITEEEYKEGMALAQLSPGPLAAQLGIYLGFVDYGIWGATLVGIAFVLPSFLMVLAIGIAYKIYGGLPWMQAVFYGVGACVIGIICLSAYKLTIKSISKLNAAAMQKNWLLWFFYFFAGIFTVISQSEPVSLFIAAGLLYMLIKAPPDFLKRNLTSWVFFLSAPAFIFLDHRERLLDIALFFTKAGAFVFGSGLAIVPFLHGGVVNEFHWLNEKEFLDAVAVAMITPGPVVITVGFIGYLASGFVGAGVAALATFLPCYLLTVIPAPYFKKISKNTSIKAFVDGITAAVIGALAGAVIIIAVNTFTQNHSVVIDIPSVLIAIITVFALLKVKKLTEPILILIAAMLGLGLKLFLL is encoded by the coding sequence ATGGAAAAAAAATCATACACTTTACAATCTATCGTCCTCTATTTTCTAAAACTCGGTTACATGGGATTTGGCGGTCCCGTTGCATTAGTGGGTTATATGCACCGCGATCTGGTAGAAGAAAAAAAGTGGATCACAGAAGAGGAGTATAAGGAAGGCATGGCACTGGCACAACTTTCACCTGGTCCACTGGCGGCACAACTTGGAATCTATCTTGGCTTTGTTGATTATGGAATATGGGGAGCCACGCTCGTTGGTATTGCATTCGTATTACCTTCCTTCCTGATGGTGCTTGCTATCGGTATCGCGTATAAAATATATGGAGGATTACCATGGATGCAGGCTGTTTTTTACGGTGTGGGAGCCTGTGTGATTGGTATTATTTGTTTGAGCGCTTACAAACTCACCATCAAATCAATCAGTAAACTTAATGCAGCAGCCATGCAAAAAAACTGGTTGCTATGGTTCTTTTATTTCTTTGCCGGAATATTTACGGTCATCTCACAATCTGAACCGGTGAGTCTGTTTATTGCAGCGGGACTGCTTTATATGCTGATCAAAGCACCTCCGGATTTCTTGAAACGTAACCTGACGTCCTGGGTATTTTTTCTTTCTGCACCCGCCTTTATTTTTTTAGATCACCGCGAACGACTTCTTGACATTGCTTTGTTTTTTACAAAAGCCGGTGCATTTGTGTTCGGCAGCGGATTGGCCATTGTTCCGTTTTTACATGGTGGCGTAGTGAATGAATTTCACTGGCTGAATGAAAAAGAATTTCTCGATGCTGTGGCTGTTGCCATGATCACGCCCGGGCCTGTAGTGATTACCGTTGGATTTATTGGATATCTCGCTTCCGGGTTTGTCGGTGCAGGTGTGGCTGCCCTGGCAACATTTCTTCCCTGCTATTTACTTACAGTTATTCCTGCACCTTATTTTAAAAAGATCTCTAAGAACACTTCTATCAAAGCATTTGTAGATGGCATTACAGCTGCGGTTATTGGCGCATTGGCTGGTGCAGTGATCATTATTGCCGTCAATACGTTTACACAGAATCATTCAGTCGTGATTGATATTCCATCTGTATTGATTGCGATTATTACTGTTTTCGCATTGCTAAAAGTTAAAAAACTCACCGAACCCATTTTAATTTTAATTGCTGCTATGCTTGGATTGGGATTGAAATTATTTCTGCTTTAA